One window from the genome of Verrucomicrobiia bacterium encodes:
- a CDS encoding Gfo/Idh/MocA family oxidoreductase has protein sequence MKKRTWKIAGINFDHFHMGDLLRYAHEHPHAEIVGIADEQPGRMEEAIRKGLVRREQAFTDYRECLETTHPDVVLLCPAASRHGEWVKKVAPFGPHLMVEKPFAGSLKEADAMVACMAPGQSLMINWPLQWVGSHRKAHEIVASGAIGEVLNVWHFGGNRGPLFHGADKDEKTAAQVAREKPDSWFYKKAHGGGSLLDYLGYGTTLGTWYQGGRRPLDVTAVVDQPSGLEVDEHSIVVARYGHGLSKFETRWGTFTDPWVIQPQPRCGFVILGTEGTVSSYDYDDFITVQTRRRPKPHPVPAPAPGAPNQNPVQYFLHCLDRGRPLEGPVSLPISRIGQEIVDAAVRSVKLGKAVRLA, from the coding sequence ATGAAAAAGCGCACCTGGAAGATCGCCGGCATCAACTTCGACCATTTCCACATGGGGGACCTCCTGCGGTACGCCCATGAGCATCCGCACGCGGAGATCGTGGGCATTGCCGACGAGCAACCCGGGCGCATGGAGGAGGCCATCCGCAAGGGACTCGTCCGCCGGGAACAGGCCTTCACCGACTACCGGGAATGCCTCGAGACCACGCACCCCGATGTGGTCCTTCTCTGCCCGGCTGCTTCCCGGCACGGGGAGTGGGTGAAGAAGGTGGCGCCCTTTGGCCCGCATCTGATGGTGGAGAAGCCGTTCGCCGGCTCACTGAAGGAGGCGGACGCCATGGTCGCCTGCATGGCGCCCGGGCAATCGCTGATGATCAACTGGCCCCTCCAGTGGGTCGGGTCCCATCGCAAGGCCCACGAGATCGTGGCCTCCGGCGCCATCGGAGAGGTGCTCAATGTCTGGCATTTCGGGGGCAACCGCGGACCGCTGTTCCATGGGGCGGACAAGGACGAAAAGACCGCGGCGCAGGTGGCCCGTGAGAAGCCGGACTCCTGGTTCTACAAAAAGGCGCATGGCGGCGGCTCGCTGCTGGATTACCTCGGGTACGGCACGACGCTCGGCACGTGGTATCAGGGCGGGCGGCGTCCGTTGGACGTGACCGCCGTCGTGGATCAGCCGTCCGGGCTGGAGGTGGATGAGCACAGCATCGTGGTGGCCCGGTATGGCCACGGCCTATCGAAGTTCGAGACTCGCTGGGGCACCTTTACCGATCCGTGGGTGATCCAGCCGCAACCGCGTTGCGGCTTTGTCATCCTGGGGACGGAGGGGACGGTCAGCAGCTACGACTACGACGACTTCATCACCGTGCAGACGCGACGCCGGCCGAAGCCGCATCCGGTGCCGGCGCCCGCGCCCGGGGCCCCGAATCAGAACCCGGTTCAGTACTTCCTGCATTGCCTGGACCGGGGCCGTCCGCTGGAAGGACCGGTCTCCCTGCCGATCAGCCGCATCGGGCAGGAAATCGTGGATGCCGCGGTGCGCAGCGTGAAGCTGGGGAAGGCGGTCCGGCTGGCATGA